Proteins from a genomic interval of Streptomyces sp. Tu6071:
- a CDS encoding Rv2175c family DNA-binding protein, with product MTQIDAKTEALVPEWLSLPDIAERFDVEVTRVRQLVKEGQLVAVRRGENNALYVPAAFLDGNRTVRGLAGLLTLLRDDGFDDVEIIQWMFTPDPTLPGTPAQAMSENRGTEVKRRAQALAV from the coding sequence GTGACCCAGATTGATGCCAAGACCGAAGCGCTCGTCCCCGAGTGGCTCAGCCTCCCCGACATCGCCGAACGGTTCGACGTCGAGGTGACCCGGGTGCGCCAGCTGGTGAAGGAGGGCCAGCTCGTCGCCGTCCGCCGGGGCGAGAACAACGCGCTCTACGTGCCCGCCGCCTTCCTCGACGGCAACCGCACCGTGCGGGGACTCGCCGGGCTGCTGACCCTGCTGCGCGACGACGGCTTCGACGACGTGGAGATCATCCAGTGGATGTTCACCCCCGACCCGACGCTTCCCGGCACCCCCGCCCAGGCCATGAGCGAGAACCGTGGCACGGAGGTGAAGCGCCGCGCCCAGGCCCTG